The bacterium genomic sequence TTAACTCCATCGTTGGCGAAGGTTTCACACAGTATTTGGAAGAAACACCTGGTGTTGGCAAGAAGATTATTGAAAAATCTCTTACCGCACAACGCGCACGTGAAGCAGCACGACGAGCTGCCGAATTGGTTAAGCGCCAGAGCGCGCTAGATATCGGTGGGCTTCCAGGCAAACTTTCCGACTGCACTGAGCGCGATCCAAGCCGGTGCGAGTTGTTCCTAGTTGAAGGCGACTCCGCAGGCGGTTCGGCCAAAATGGGTAGAGACAGACGCTACCAAGCCGTTTTGCCTCTGCGAGGAAAGATTTTGAACGTAGGCAAGGCTCGTTTGGATAGGGTGCTGGAAAATAACGAGGTTCGATCCTTAATCACCGCCTTAGGAACGGGTATTGCTCTGCGGTCTTCCGATGATGATGCTGAAACTGAGAGTGCTAACGGTAACGGCGCCGTAGCTTTCGGTAGCAAAAATAGTGGTAACGGCAAAGAAATCGACGCCAAATTCGATCTCTCAAAGTTGCGCTATCATCGAATTATCATCATGACGGATGCTGACGTTGACGGTGAGCATATTCGAACGCTGTTGCTGACCTTCTTTTATCTCTATATGCGCCCGCTTATAGAAGCCGGTCACATCTATATTGCCAAACCGCCCTTATATAGGATCAAGACCGGTAAGAATGAGCAGTTCTATGCTCAGACTGCCGAAGAGCGCGATGAATTAATGAAGAAAGCTAAGAAAAAGAACCCGATAGTCACAAGATTTAAAGGTTTAGGTGAAATGGACGCCGAGGACCTTGGCGACACGACCATGAATGCTGATAACCGCACTATCCTAAATGTAACGATGGAAGACTCGATTGAAGCTGAAAGAATGTTTTCCGTCCTAATGAGCGAAAAGGTCGAACCAAGGCGTGATTTCATAATCCGCCACGCCAAAGAAGCCACCGACGTCGACTGGTACGCGTAAACCATAAGCTCATAAAGATAGCCAGTATGAAGTTCCGGCGCGGATTACCGTGTCGGAACTAATAATTTGTGTCATTGCAAGGATGTTTGTGCCGAAGCAACCTCCTCCACTACCTCTGTCTTCTTCTTCGAAATACGCAATACGTAATACGCACTACGAATTAAAAAATGGTATGCTTTGCTTCATCTTGAATTAAAATGGAAATAAAAATGAGCGGGCAAGGGATTAAGGGTACGGTTAAGATAATTACGTTGGGGTGCGCTAAGAACGAAGTTGATAGCGAAGAGATCGCGGGGGTCTTGCGCCAAGAAGGGTTCGTTCTTGATGGGACGGCGTCTCGTCCCGATGTGATAGTTATAAATACCTGTGGGTTTCTTGAGGCGGCTAAACGTGAGGCGTTGGCGGTCATCAAAGATGCCATTCAGGATAAAAAGCGTGGCAAAACTAAGAAAGTGATCGTGGCGGGGTGTTTGCCACAGCGGTTGGGCGAAGCGCTTGTGAAGGATTTGCCGGAAGTCGATGCCTTTATCGGCGTCGGCCAGATGTCCCGATTTGGCGAAATTGTCGGCAATACCCTTGGTTTAACTCAACGCCTGATTGATATTCAAGCCCCTCATCACCGATGGGCAGATGTAGGAACGCGGGCTAGAGCAGGCGCGCCATGGTCGGCATATTTAAAGATTTCTGAGGGGTGCGACCATGAATGTACTTTTTGCACCATCCCTTCTTTCCGCGGGCCTCATATCAGCAAACCGATGGAACGAATTCTTGAGGAAGCGCGTTTACTAGCTTCCGAAGGAACTCAGGAAATTAATTTAATCGCCCAAGACAGCAGTCAGTATGGCCATGATTATTATCAACGCTTGATGCTGCCCGATCTTTTGCGTGATTTAAGCAGAATCGAGGGTTTGCATTGGATCCGCCCTCTCTATTGCTACCCTACTCGTGTGAGCGATGCCCTTATCGATACCCTCGCTTCATTGCCGAATACATGTCATTATTTTGATATCCCGCTTCAACATGCCGATAAGGAAGTTCTGCGGGCGATGAAACGGCCAGGTGATGCGCAGACCTATTTGAAGCTATTAGAAAGAATGCGCTTGGCCATGCCCGATGTGGCGATTCGAACGACTTTTATCGTAGGGTTCCCAGGAGAGACTGAGGAGCAGTTTAACCGCCTTCTTGAGTTCATCAAAGATGCCAATTTCGACCGTGCGGGCGCATTCCTCTATTCCGCCGAGTCAGGCACTCCTTCGGCAGAGATGCCTAACCAAGTTCCTCAGCGTCTTAAGCGAGAGCGTTACAGCCAGGTGATGCAGCTTCAACAGAAGATTTCATTAGCCAAGAATAAAGAGTGGGAAGGCCGCGTGATGGAAGTCTTAATTGAAGCCAGAAGCGCGAAAAGCCCCAATTACTCCATCGGCCGCAGCTATCGCGATGCCCCGGAAATCGACGGCCAAGTCTTCATAAAAGATTGCGCCGCCCCTCTAGGCACATTCATCAAAGCCAAAATCACCCAAGCCGCCGAATATGACCTCTTTGCAGAGATGGCGTAGTATTGCGTAGTGCGTATTACGTATTCCGGAATTGGGGGAAAGGGGATAAAGCCCCCTTACGTCTTAAAAAGACGTCATTTTGAGCTTGTCGAAATTCTTCCGGAAGACCCTTAGACTACTCTCAGAGCGACGTGATTTTCCGGAAATACGTAATACGCACTACGCACTACGTTCCCTTTCCACTATCATTGCAGTATAATTAACTATGCGCAGCCTCTATTTTGGGTGCGTTTGAGAAGTAATTTGGGAGGTTTAATATATTATGGCGATATCACTAACCGAGCGAGCTGCACAGGAAGTCAAGTCTTTGTTGACTCAACAAAGCTGTTCAGATGCCTCTTTGCGCATTTGGGTGGAAGGCAGCGGATGCTCAGGTTTACAATATGGAATGGCATTGGACGATCAACCGGCCGAAGAAGGAGAACTGTTCTTTGAATCGTTCGGCGTCAAAGTCGTTATCGACCCCTTAAGCATGCAATACATGGACGGCGCAGAGGTCGACTTCATCGATGATCCTGCCGGCGGCGGCTTCAAAATCGAAAACCCCAACCAAGTTGGCTGCGGTTGCGGCAGCAAGGATGGCGAAGAAGGCGAAAGCGGCTGCGGAGGCTGCAAGGGCAGCTAAAGCATTTTGAAAAAGGCGTAGGGGACATACCCCCTACGCCTTTTTTGTTTGTTAGCATTATGGGTAGATTTCAAGGATGGATCATTTTCAACCTGCCTATCATTACGTCCATCTGGTGCGCCAACTTGTACCCGACTGTATGTTGACGGACGTTGCGATCATTATAATGATCGGTGATGAAAGCACCTTGCGTGCGCTCTGCTCGCTCGATACTTTGTATCCGGCTTCCGGCCTTGATCCACTCACGTTTTATAAGCGGCTGGTGGCCAATCCCTACAAAGCCAAAGACGAGAGCGCCGATGAGAAGAGCAAAGAAGCGATGTATACCAGCCTGATTAATAATGTAGGCGCTCTCATCACCATACTTGGCGGTTAACCTAAAAGTAAGTGAGAGCGGGCGATGTAGGAGTGGCTTGGTTAGCTTGAAGCTTTAGCTTATTTAGATAGGAAAATTATTGGTAGTCGGGGTACAATTTGAAAAATATACGATTTTCACGGAGGTGGGACGTTTTGCTTATAGTTGGCGAAAGAATTAATACTAGTCGTAAGGTAAAAGGCGAACCGGTTATCGAAAATGCCGTTAAGAACCGTGACGCTGATTTTATAAAGGATATCGCGATAAAGCAGTTTAAGGCAGGTTCGACTTATATCGATATAAATGCCGGAACGCTTACTTCGGGTGAGCCTGAAGCTTTGGAATGGCTTACAAAGGTTGTAATGGAAGCGGTCGACGCTCCGATTTCTTTTGATACGCCTAATCCCGATGCGCTGGAACTCGCGTTGAATGCCTATGATCCAAGCAAAGGCCAGCCGCTAATCAATTCGATTACGGCAGAGAAAGAGCGCTATGAGAAAATACTCCCATTCGTTTTGAAGCACAAGGCAAAGGTTATTGCCCTTGCCATGGACGATGGCGGTATTAAGCCGGAACCCGCAAAGCGTTTGGCTGTTGCGAGAAAGCTTGTGCAAGACCTTACTGCTGCAGGAGTGCCGATTGAGGACATTTATGTCGATCCGCTTACTTTCCCGATTGGCACTGGCAGCGATGTTGCTGTAACCATGCTTGATATCATCGAGAAACTGCACACTGAGTTTCCTGGAGTGCATATCATTGCAGGTCTAAGCAATATTTCCCACGGTATGCCGGTTCGCAAGCTATTGAATCAGGCAATGACAATTCTATGCATGGGCAAGGGGCTTGACGCTGGTATAGTCGATCCCAACGATCGCTATCTAATGGCTCTTATTGCGGCAACCGAATCCCTGCTGGGGTTAGATGATTTCAGTATGCAATATATAACGCTCGCACGTGAGGGAGCATTCGAAGATCTTTAGGTAACAGGAAAAAAGCATTTGTTAATCGGAGGGAGCGTGAAGCTCCCTCCGAACCTGTTTACCTCAAAATAAGAAGTAGAGGCCTATGAGTATGGTATCTGGTAGTAATCTCGAACGCCTGTTAAGGGATGGTCAGTTTGTGGTTTGTAGCGAAATGGGACCCCCGCAAGGCGCTGACAAAGCTATTATTCTGAAGAAGAGTGGCTATTTCAAAGGTATTGCTGACGCGGTTAACCTCACGGATAATCAAACGGCGATTGTCAGGATGAGTTCTGCGATGTCCAGCGTGTTTGCGCTGGAAGGTGGGATCGAGCCGATCATGCAAATGACCTGCCGTGACCGCAACCGCTTGGCGCAGCAGTCCGAAATCCTCGGAGCATGCGCTGCGGGCGTCAAGAATATCCTTTGTCTTTCTGGCGACTATATGAACTTCGGCAACCACCCCGA encodes the following:
- a CDS encoding iron-sulfur cluster assembly accessory protein, which encodes MAISLTERAAQEVKSLLTQQSCSDASLRIWVEGSGCSGLQYGMALDDQPAEEGELFFESFGVKVVIDPLSMQYMDGAEVDFIDDPAGGGFKIENPNQVGCGCGSKDGEEGESGCGGCKGS
- the rimO gene encoding 30S ribosomal protein S12 methylthiotransferase RimO yields the protein MSGQGIKGTVKIITLGCAKNEVDSEEIAGVLRQEGFVLDGTASRPDVIVINTCGFLEAAKREALAVIKDAIQDKKRGKTKKVIVAGCLPQRLGEALVKDLPEVDAFIGVGQMSRFGEIVGNTLGLTQRLIDIQAPHHRWADVGTRARAGAPWSAYLKISEGCDHECTFCTIPSFRGPHISKPMERILEEARLLASEGTQEINLIAQDSSQYGHDYYQRLMLPDLLRDLSRIEGLHWIRPLYCYPTRVSDALIDTLASLPNTCHYFDIPLQHADKEVLRAMKRPGDAQTYLKLLERMRLAMPDVAIRTTFIVGFPGETEEQFNRLLEFIKDANFDRAGAFLYSAESGTPSAEMPNQVPQRLKRERYSQVMQLQQKISLAKNKEWEGRVMEVLIEARSAKSPNYSIGRSYRDAPEIDGQVFIKDCAAPLGTFIKAKITQAAEYDLFAEMA
- a CDS encoding dihydropteroate synthase, with protein sequence MLIVGERINTSRKVKGEPVIENAVKNRDADFIKDIAIKQFKAGSTYIDINAGTLTSGEPEALEWLTKVVMEAVDAPISFDTPNPDALELALNAYDPSKGQPLINSITAEKERYEKILPFVLKHKAKVIALAMDDGGIKPEPAKRLAVARKLVQDLTAAGVPIEDIYVDPLTFPIGTGSDVAVTMLDIIEKLHTEFPGVHIIAGLSNISHGMPVRKLLNQAMTILCMGKGLDAGIVDPNDRYLMALIAATESLLGLDDFSMQYITLAREGAFEDL